From Hartmannibacter diazotrophicus, a single genomic window includes:
- the cydX gene encoding cytochrome bd-I oxidase subunit CydX produces the protein MWYFSWLLGLPLAATFAVLNAMWFEMMSDEDLRRKQQ, from the coding sequence ATGTGGTATTTTTCTTGGTTGCTCGGCCTGCCGCTCGCCGCGACATTCGCCGTCCTCAACGCCATGTGGTTCGAGATGATGTCGGACGAGGATCTGCGCCGCAAGCAGCAGTGA
- the cydB gene encoding cytochrome d ubiquinol oxidase subunit II — protein MILFELVPYDLLRVIWWVLLGVLLIGFAATDGFDMGVGALLPFVAKSDTERRVAINTIGPVWEGNQVWFILGGGAIFAAWPPLYAVSFSGFYLAMFVVLAALILRPVAFKYRSKREDMRWRETWDWALFIGGFVPALIFGVAIGNVLQGVPFRFDADLRMTYEGSFFGLLNPYALLTGLTSVAMLVMHGGAWLGLKADGPVAQRARIYGQMAALATIVLFALGGLSLWAFVDGYVITSAIDPNGPSNPLAKEVAVQSGAWLANYETYPVFMLAPALGFLGAIGVFFGIRTRYEGLTFVSSKLSVLGIVSTVGVSMFPFLLPSSIEPKASLTVWDASSSHATLFNMLVVTVIFMPIVLAYTAWVYKVLWGKVDEEAIVRDQDHAY, from the coding sequence ATGATCCTTTTCGAACTCGTTCCCTACGACCTTCTCAGGGTCATCTGGTGGGTCCTTCTCGGCGTCCTGCTGATCGGCTTTGCGGCGACTGACGGCTTCGACATGGGCGTCGGCGCCCTCCTGCCCTTCGTCGCCAAGAGCGACACGGAACGGCGGGTCGCCATCAACACCATCGGTCCGGTCTGGGAAGGCAACCAGGTCTGGTTCATTCTCGGCGGCGGTGCCATCTTCGCCGCCTGGCCGCCGCTCTACGCGGTCAGCTTCTCCGGCTTCTATCTGGCCATGTTCGTGGTGCTCGCGGCGCTGATCCTGCGTCCGGTCGCCTTCAAGTACCGCTCCAAGCGCGAGGACATGCGCTGGCGCGAAACCTGGGACTGGGCGCTCTTCATCGGCGGCTTCGTTCCCGCCCTCATCTTCGGCGTCGCCATCGGCAACGTGCTTCAGGGCGTTCCCTTCCGCTTTGATGCCGATCTCAGGATGACCTACGAGGGCAGCTTCTTCGGCCTCCTCAACCCCTATGCCCTGCTGACGGGTCTGACCTCCGTCGCAATGCTGGTCATGCACGGCGGCGCGTGGCTCGGGCTCAAGGCCGACGGGCCGGTGGCGCAGCGGGCGCGCATTTACGGTCAGATGGCGGCGCTTGCGACCATCGTCCTCTTCGCGCTTGGCGGATTGTCTCTCTGGGCCTTCGTCGACGGCTACGTGATCACGTCGGCCATCGATCCGAATGGTCCTTCGAACCCGCTCGCCAAGGAGGTTGCCGTCCAGTCCGGTGCGTGGCTCGCCAACTACGAGACCTATCCGGTCTTCATGCTGGCGCCGGCGCTCGGCTTCCTCGGGGCCATCGGCGTCTTCTTCGGCATCCGCACGCGCTACGAGGGCCTGACCTTCGTTTCCTCCAAGCTCTCGGTGCTTGGCATCGTCTCGACGGTCGGCGTCTCGATGTTCCCCTTCCTGCTGCCGTCCTCCATCGAGCCGAAGGCGAGCCTCACGGTCTGGGATGCCTCGTCCAGCCACGCGACGCTGTTCAACATGCTGGTCGTGACCGTGATCTTCATGCCCATCGTGCTGGCCTATACGGCCTGGGTCTACAAGGTGCTGTGGGGCAAGGTCGACGAGGAAGCGATCGTGCGCGATCAGGACCACGCCTACTGA
- a CDS encoding cytochrome ubiquinol oxidase subunit I gives MEIDVVSLSRLQFAATAMYHFLFVPLTLGLSILLAIMETTYVMTGREIWRRMVKFWGTLFGINFALGVATGITMEFQFGMNWSYYSHYVGDVFGAPLAIEGIVAFFLEATFIGLFFFGWEKLSRLQHLVVTWLVAIGSNMSALWILIANGWMQNPVGSRFNPDTMRMEVTSFYDVIFNEVAQAKFVHTVSAGYVTASLFVLGVSAFYLLKHRHTEIAKRSMAVAASFGLLSSLSVVVLGDESGYEATAHQKMKLAAMEGMWETEPAPANFTLFAIPDQEARENRYAIHIPWVMGLIATRSLTEEIPGIKELVADAEGRIRTGITAYDELQKIRAGNAPDEAALRADFAEKDHLLGYAYLLKRYVDDPRQATDDMIAKAAWDTVPNVLPLFWSFRVMVGLGFFFIALTATFFWLASKRQLDRHRWLLWVAVYAIPLPWLAAELGWFVAEHGRQPWAIEGLLPTAVAVSSLGVWEVALTLLLFVVLYSALAVVEVGLLLKFIRIGPSDTPEPAGAGILSPSGHAAVPHPTAAE, from the coding sequence ATGGAAATAGACGTCGTCTCGCTGTCGCGGCTGCAGTTCGCCGCAACGGCGATGTACCATTTTCTTTTCGTGCCGCTGACGCTTGGGCTGTCGATCCTGCTCGCGATCATGGAAACGACCTACGTCATGACTGGCCGCGAGATCTGGCGGCGCATGGTGAAGTTCTGGGGCACGCTCTTCGGCATCAACTTCGCGCTCGGCGTGGCGACCGGTATCACCATGGAGTTCCAGTTCGGCATGAACTGGAGCTACTACAGCCACTATGTCGGCGACGTCTTCGGCGCGCCGCTGGCGATCGAGGGCATCGTCGCCTTCTTCCTCGAGGCGACCTTCATCGGCCTCTTCTTCTTCGGCTGGGAGAAGCTGTCGCGGCTGCAGCATCTGGTGGTCACGTGGCTGGTCGCGATCGGCTCCAACATGTCGGCGCTCTGGATCCTGATCGCTAACGGCTGGATGCAGAACCCGGTCGGCTCGCGCTTCAACCCCGACACGATGCGCATGGAGGTGACCAGCTTCTATGACGTCATCTTCAACGAGGTCGCCCAGGCAAAATTCGTCCACACCGTCTCGGCGGGCTATGTGACGGCCTCGCTCTTCGTCCTCGGCGTCTCCGCCTTCTATCTCCTCAAGCATCGCCACACCGAGATCGCCAAGCGGTCGATGGCGGTCGCCGCAAGCTTCGGCCTGCTCTCCTCGCTGTCCGTCGTCGTGCTCGGCGACGAAAGCGGCTACGAGGCCACGGCCCACCAGAAGATGAAGCTCGCCGCCATGGAGGGCATGTGGGAGACCGAGCCGGCGCCGGCGAATTTCACGCTCTTCGCCATTCCGGATCAGGAAGCGCGCGAGAACCGCTACGCCATCCACATCCCCTGGGTCATGGGCCTGATCGCGACGCGGTCGCTGACCGAGGAGATTCCGGGCATCAAGGAACTCGTGGCCGATGCCGAAGGCCGCATCCGCACCGGCATCACGGCCTATGACGAGCTCCAGAAGATCCGCGCCGGCAATGCGCCGGACGAGGCAGCTCTCCGCGCCGACTTTGCCGAGAAGGATCACCTGCTCGGCTATGCCTATCTCCTGAAGCGCTATGTCGACGACCCACGCCAGGCAACGGACGACATGATCGCGAAGGCCGCCTGGGACACCGTGCCCAACGTCCTGCCGCTGTTCTGGTCCTTCCGCGTCATGGTCGGTCTCGGCTTCTTCTTCATCGCGCTGACGGCCACCTTCTTCTGGCTTGCCTCCAAGCGGCAGCTCGACCGTCACCGCTGGCTCCTCTGGGTCGCGGTCTATGCGATCCCGCTCCCCTGGCTTGCGGCCGAACTCGGCTGGTTCGTTGCCGAACACGGCCGTCAGCCCTGGGCCATCGAGGGCCTCTTGCCGACCGCCGTCGCCGTCTCGTCGCTGGGCGTTTGGGAAGTGGCGCTGACGCTCTTGCTCTTCGTCGTCCTCTATTCGGCGCTTGCGGTGGTCGAGGTCGGCCTGTTGCTGAAATTCATCCGCATCGGCCCATCCGACACGCCCGAACCGGCCGGCGCCGGCATTCTCAGCCCGTCCGGCCATGCGGCCGTCCCGCATCCGACCGCCGCGGAGTAA
- a CDS encoding SLAC1 anion channel family protein: MTAEVVQPETVAPVRLENFPIVFFATVMGLSGLALAIMKAEHVLGRSPAIGPAVAVVALAVFVVLAILYAAKAIRYPHAVTEEWHHPVRLSFFPAVSISLILIGTAFRAIHPQAAFALWAFGAGLQIVATLAVVSAWIGQRPFEPKQMTPAWFIPAVGNIIVPIAGVEFGMTEISWFFFSVGLVFWIVLLTLVFNRMVFHDPLPGRLLPTLMILVAPPSVGFVAWARLTGTLDPFGRILFGAAILFALIVLTQAGKLRRLGFVMSFWAYSFPLAALTIATFTYAEMSNSIVHRNTGLALAVLTTIVICGLLARTGLAIHRREICRPE; the protein is encoded by the coding sequence ATGACCGCAGAAGTCGTGCAGCCGGAGACCGTGGCACCGGTCCGGCTGGAGAATTTTCCGATCGTCTTCTTCGCGACGGTGATGGGGCTTTCCGGCCTCGCACTGGCCATCATGAAGGCGGAGCATGTTCTCGGGCGAAGCCCGGCCATCGGGCCCGCCGTTGCCGTTGTCGCCCTCGCCGTCTTCGTGGTTCTCGCAATCCTCTATGCGGCCAAGGCCATCCGCTATCCCCATGCCGTGACCGAGGAGTGGCACCATCCGGTGCGCCTCTCCTTCTTTCCGGCGGTCAGCATCTCCCTCATCCTGATCGGAACGGCCTTCAGGGCCATTCACCCGCAGGCGGCCTTTGCGCTCTGGGCATTCGGCGCGGGCCTGCAAATTGTCGCGACGCTCGCGGTCGTCTCGGCCTGGATCGGCCAGCGCCCCTTCGAGCCGAAGCAGATGACGCCGGCCTGGTTCATTCCGGCCGTCGGCAACATCATCGTCCCCATTGCCGGGGTCGAGTTCGGCATGACCGAAATCTCCTGGTTCTTCTTTTCCGTCGGCCTCGTCTTCTGGATCGTGCTGCTCACCCTCGTCTTCAACCGGATGGTGTTCCACGATCCCCTGCCCGGACGCCTCCTGCCGACGCTGATGATTCTCGTCGCGCCGCCCTCGGTCGGCTTTGTCGCCTGGGCACGCCTGACCGGCACCCTCGATCCTTTCGGGCGCATCCTATTCGGCGCCGCGATCCTCTTCGCGCTGATCGTGCTGACGCAGGCCGGAAAGCTCCGGCGTCTTGGATTTGTCATGTCCTTCTGGGCCTATTCCTTCCCTCTGGCGGCCCTCACCATCGCCACTTTCACGTATGCCGAAATGTCCAACTCGATTGTGCATCGCAACACTGGACTTGCGCTGGCAGTTCTTACCACTATCGTGATCTGTGGATTGCTCGCCCGGACAGGCCTTGCCATCCACCGCCGGGAAATCTGCCGACCGGAATAA
- a CDS encoding NAD(P)/FAD-dependent oxidoreductase — MAKIAVLGAGLGGVIMAYELRDILGKEHEIVVVNKGDRYSFVPSNPWVAVGWREREDIEVELGPVFARRDIKLHPQGAARLHPQENRIDLTDGSSVSYDFLVIATGPELAFDEIEGLGPEGHTQSICEVGHALKAKEAFQQLVRKPGPVIVGAAQGASCYGPAYEFTFVLDKALRDARIRDQVPMTFVTAEPYIGHLGLDGVGDTKGLLEAEMRQHHVKWINNAKIDKVDSDMMHVTELAEDGSVKATHDLPFAYSMILPAFRGVSAVRDIEGLTNPRGFILADKHQRNPTFSNIFSVGVCVAIPPVGKTPVPVGVPKTGFMIESMVTATAHNIARILDGKEPDAQGSWNAVCLADFGDGGVAFVAQPQIPPRNVNWSSSGKWVHAAKIGFEKYFLRKVRIGKSEPFYEKLALQALGIDKLKSIKLDEDA, encoded by the coding sequence ATGGCAAAAATCGCAGTTCTCGGCGCCGGTCTGGGCGGCGTCATCATGGCCTACGAATTACGCGACATTCTCGGCAAGGAGCACGAGATCGTGGTCGTCAACAAGGGCGATCGCTATTCCTTCGTGCCCTCCAATCCGTGGGTGGCGGTCGGCTGGCGCGAGCGGGAGGATATCGAGGTCGAACTCGGCCCCGTTTTCGCGCGCCGCGACATCAAGCTTCATCCTCAAGGGGCCGCGCGCCTGCACCCGCAGGAAAACCGCATCGACCTGACCGATGGCAGTTCGGTGTCCTATGATTTCCTGGTGATCGCGACCGGACCGGAACTCGCCTTCGACGAGATCGAAGGGCTCGGCCCCGAGGGGCACACCCAGTCGATCTGCGAGGTGGGCCACGCCCTCAAGGCCAAGGAAGCCTTTCAGCAGCTCGTCCGCAAGCCCGGCCCCGTCATCGTCGGCGCGGCGCAGGGAGCCTCCTGCTACGGCCCGGCCTACGAGTTCACCTTCGTTCTCGACAAGGCGCTGCGCGATGCCCGCATCCGCGATCAGGTGCCCATGACCTTCGTGACTGCCGAGCCCTATATCGGGCACCTCGGTCTTGACGGCGTTGGCGATACCAAGGGTCTCCTGGAGGCCGAGATGCGCCAGCATCACGTGAAATGGATCAACAACGCCAAGATCGACAAGGTCGACAGCGACATGATGCATGTCACCGAGCTGGCCGAGGACGGCAGCGTCAAGGCGACGCACGACCTGCCCTTTGCCTATTCGATGATCCTGCCGGCCTTCCGCGGCGTTTCCGCCGTCCGCGACATCGAGGGCCTCACCAATCCGCGCGGTTTCATTCTCGCCGACAAGCATCAGCGCAATCCGACCTTCTCGAACATCTTCTCGGTCGGCGTGTGCGTCGCCATTCCGCCGGTCGGCAAGACGCCGGTTCCGGTCGGCGTGCCGAAGACGGGCTTCATGATCGAATCGATGGTGACGGCCACGGCCCACAACATCGCCCGTATCCTGGACGGCAAGGAACCGGACGCCCAGGGCTCCTGGAACGCGGTCTGCCTTGCCGACTTCGGCGACGGCGGCGTCGCCTTCGTGGCCCAGCCGCAGATCCCGCCGCGCAACGTCAACTGGTCGTCGTCGGGCAAGTGGGTGCATGCGGCCAAGATCGGCTTCGAGAAATATTTCCTGCGCAAGGTGCGGATCGGCAAGTCCGAGCCCTTCTACGAGAAGCTCGCCCTTCAGGCCCTCGGCATCGACAAGCTGAAGTCGATCAAGCTCGACGAAGACGCCTGA
- a CDS encoding rhodanese-like domain-containing protein, with protein sequence MFGFGSRGQTKTLSPPDVFKSVKSGEIWLIDVREASEWKSGRIPGALHRPLSRFADWADNLPKDRPIVLYCLSGARSAKALSLCRKRGLGHDTHMAGGINAWLAHGLPLER encoded by the coding sequence ATGTTCGGTTTCGGCTCGCGGGGACAGACGAAGACGCTGTCGCCGCCTGACGTCTTCAAGTCCGTCAAGTCGGGCGAGATCTGGCTGATCGATGTCAGGGAAGCATCGGAATGGAAATCAGGCCGGATTCCCGGGGCGTTGCACCGGCCGCTGTCGCGATTTGCGGACTGGGCAGACAACCTGCCCAAAGACAGGCCCATCGTGCTCTATTGCCTCTCCGGCGCACGCTCCGCCAAGGCGCTGTCTCTCTGCCGGAAAAGGGGGCTCGGCCACGACACGCACATGGCGGGCGGCATCAACGCCTGGCTTGCTCACGGCTTGCCGCTGGAGCGCTGA
- a CDS encoding LysR family transcriptional regulator — protein sequence MTLEQLRIFLVVAERLHVTRAAEALHLTQSAVSASIAALEERHGVKLFDRIGRRIALTEAGRLFVPEARATLARAEAATLVLEDLGGQVMGHLRIHASQTVASYWLPPRLVRFHEQFPRVAISLSVGNTADVARAVTEGAADVGVVEGLVAQPDLDITAVGHDDLVLVVGKAHDWAERSTPIKAAEFGRTAWILRERGSGTRAAFQAILAEKGLALADLEVTLELPSNEAVLAAVAAGRCATVASHLAADPAIAAGSVIALAPDLGRRTFSALSHRERYRTGAVRQFLACLENPEKCLAK from the coding sequence ATGACACTGGAGCAGCTTCGTATTTTCCTCGTCGTCGCCGAGCGGCTGCATGTCACCCGCGCCGCTGAGGCGTTGCACCTGACGCAGTCGGCGGTCAGTGCGTCGATCGCGGCGCTGGAGGAGCGCCACGGCGTGAAGCTGTTCGACCGGATCGGGCGGCGCATCGCGCTGACGGAGGCCGGCCGGCTCTTCGTCCCGGAGGCACGGGCAACGCTTGCCCGCGCCGAGGCCGCGACCCTCGTGCTGGAAGACCTCGGCGGTCAGGTGATGGGGCATCTGCGCATCCATGCGAGCCAGACGGTCGCCAGCTACTGGCTCCCGCCTCGCCTCGTCCGCTTCCACGAGCAGTTTCCGCGCGTCGCGATCAGCCTTTCCGTCGGCAACACCGCCGATGTCGCGCGGGCCGTCACGGAAGGCGCCGCCGATGTCGGCGTCGTGGAGGGACTGGTGGCCCAGCCGGATCTCGACATCACGGCCGTCGGTCACGACGACCTCGTGCTTGTCGTCGGCAAGGCTCATGACTGGGCGGAAAGATCGACGCCGATCAAGGCGGCCGAGTTCGGCAGGACAGCATGGATCCTGCGCGAACGCGGCTCCGGTACGCGCGCCGCCTTCCAGGCCATCCTCGCGGAAAAGGGGCTCGCTCTTGCCGACCTGGAGGTGACGCTCGAACTGCCGTCCAACGAAGCGGTCCTTGCGGCGGTCGCGGCCGGCCGCTGCGCCACCGTGGCCTCGCATCTTGCCGCCGATCCAGCGATTGCCGCCGGCAGCGTCATCGCACTGGCGCCCGACCTCGGCCGGCGGACGTTCTCGGCGCTCAGCCACCGCGAGCGCTACCGGACGGGAGCCGTCCGGCAATTTCTCGCCTGTCTCGAAAATCCGGAGAAATGCCTCGCCAAGTGA